In Spirochaetaceae bacterium, the genomic stretch CTGCACCTCCACCCGGTGCGCCTTCCGAAGCACGCGGTCAAGGTGAAATACACCTGGTGCATGGGCGGGCTGTCGTTCTTCATCTTCCTGGTGCTGACCATCACCGGCATCCTGCTCATGTTCTACTACCGGCCTACCGTCGAAGCCGCCTACGGCGACATCATCGACATCGGCTCGCAGGTGCCGCTCGGCATCATGCGCGAGATCCACCGCTGGGGCGCGCACCTGATGGTGATAACCGTGTGGCTGCACATGTTCCGGGTGTTCATGACCGGCTCCTACAAGCCGCCGCGCGAGTTCAACTGGCTGATCGGCGTGCTGCTGCTCACGCTCACCATGTTCCTGAGCTACACCGGGTACCTGCTGCCGTGGGACCAGCTCGCCATCTGGGCGGTCACCGTGGGCGCCAACATGGCCCGCGCGGCACCGTTTCTCGGCCACGAGGGACCGGGCGCTTCACTGCTGTCGATCGGCGACGTGAACTTCGTGCACGCCGGCGCGGACGCCAAGTTCGCCCTGCTCGGCGGGCGTTTCCTGGGAGAGGCCACGCTGCTGCGATTCTACGTGCTGCACTGCATCGGGGTGCCGTTCATCGTGATGATCCTGATGATCGTCCACTTCTGGCGCATCCGGAAGGACGGCGGGATCTCCGGACCCACGTAAGCGGCAAGACCAAGCGGAAGGACGCAAGGAAAGGTGCTCAAGCAATTCTTCAACTGGGTTTCCAACCCCGCCATCCTGTTCTCAATCTTCATCGTGGGGTTCTTCTTCATTTTCCCGCCCGGCGAGAAGCTGTACCGGCTCAACCGCCGTCTGAAGCTCGACATGCTGTGGACTCCCGCCGGCGGCGTCGTGTTCTTCGCCCTGCTTGCGATCTTCTTCCTGTGGGGGATTACCGACGCGAACTTCCGCCTCATCGTGTTCAAGCCGGACAACATTCCGATCACGGCGCTCTTGTTCCTGGTGCCGTTCTTCCTCTGGTACTCGATGAAGCAGGCACGCGACAACGATCTGCGCGCCGAGAAGGGCGAACCACCGCGCGAGGCGCTCGACAACGAGAAGGTGCTGGTGTGGCCGGACCTGGTGTACGTGGAGTTCATCTGCCTGATCCTGTCGATGGCGCTGATGATCGTCTGGTCGCTGTTCCTGAAGGCGCCGCTGGAGGAACCGGCCAACCCCACGGTGTCGCCCAACCCGTCGAAGGCGCCATGGTACTTCCTCGGCCTGCAGGAGATGCTGGTCTACTACGACCCGTGGCTGGCGGGCGTGGTGCTGCCGACGCTGATCATCGTCGGCCTGGTCGCCATCCCCTACATGGACATCAACCCCGGCGGCCAGGGCTTCTACAGCTACCGGCCGCGCATGAAGTCGATCAGCATCTTCCTGTTCGGCTTCGTGGTGATGTGGATCTTCCTGATCCTGGTCGGCACCTTTCTGCGCGGACCGAACTGGAACTTCTTCGGACCGTTCGAGTTCTGGGATCCCAACAAGCGTGAGGTGCTGAACAACGTAAACCTGTCGGAATACGTGTATATCTTCCTGCTGCGCACCGGGTTGCCGAAGAACATCCTGGTCCGCGAGCTGTTCGGGATCCTGCTGATCCTGGGGTACTTCGCGATCGTGCCCGGGCTGCTGGCACAGACCGTGTTCAAACGGCTGTTCCAGCGCCTCGGCGTGGTTCGCTACAGTTTTTTCATCGTGCTGTTGCTGATGGGGTTGGCTTTGCCGATCAAGATGTACACACGCTGGCTGTTCAACCTGAAGTACATCGTCTCGATCCCGGAGTACTTCCTGAACGTATAGATGGCAGTCCGACCGCAAGCACCGCAGCCGGAAGAGCGGCACTACAAGATCGGCACCCTGAACAAGTGGTTCGCGATCGGCAGCATCGTGCTGCTGATCACCATCATCGCGGGGTTCGCCCAGGACTACGGGCGCGAGTGGAAGCGCTGGCAGCGCGAGTTCCGCAGCATCGACCAGCGGGTGACGCGCGCCGCCTACGACGATATGGCCGCCGAGATGGAGGGCGACGCGGACCTGGCGCGGGCGCGCGAGCAGGTGGCCGCCGCCGAGGAGTCGCTGAGCGCGCGCAAGGATGACGTGGCCGCCGCCGGACGCGACGTGGACCGCCTGAAAGCGCGTTTCGACATTGTCAACTCGCGGTTCCAGAACGTGAAGGCGGAGCTGGAACGGGCCCGCTACCGCGACGAGCAGGCGTCCGCCAGCGTCGAGGGCCTGGGGCTGAACAGCGAGCGCACCGCCCGCGACCTGGAGCGATGGGAGACCCACTTCGCCGGCGCTTCGGTGGCCCAGGAGGAAGCGCAGGTCGCCCTGGATCAGGCAGAGGCCGCACTGACCGCGTTTCAGGATGACGTCCGCGCCGCCACGCGCACGCGCGACCAGCTTTCGCGCGAGGCCGACCTGCTGATGCGGCGGCTGACGCGCATGGATCCCGAGTTTTCGCCGATGGGCGTGAAGGTGGCCAACGTCATCCGCGACCTGCCGATACTCGACCTGGCGCAGCCCACCCTGAAGGTGAACCAGGTGGTGCTGCCCGACATCCGGGAGAATCTCAACTTCGCCCAGGTGCCGCGCGTGGACCGCTGCGTGACCTGCCACCTCGGGGTGGAGCGCGCCGACCTGGAAGGGGTGGAGAACCCGCACGGCGCCCATCCGCGGCTGGCGCTGTTCGTGGCCAGCGACTCGCCGCACCCGCTCGAGGAATTCGGCTGCACGAGTTGCCACGGCGGCCGCGGACGCGCCACCGACTTCTACGGCACCGTGCACGTGCCCGATTCCTCCGACCAGGAACACGACTGGGAAGAGCGCCTCGGCTGGAAGGAATACCACCTGTGGGAGGAGCCGATGCATCCGCTGCGCTACGCGGAGGCGGGCTGCTACCAGTGCCACAGCGGTCAGACCACGGTGCGCGGCGCCGACAAGCTCAACTACGGGCTGGCCCTGATCGAGCAGGCGGGCTGCTACTCGTGCCACCAGATCGACAGCTTCGAGCGATCGCTGCAGCGCGGCCCGTCACTGCGCAACGTGGCCGACAAGATCACCCCGGAGTTCGCCTTCCAGTGGATCAAGGATCCGGCCGCGTTTCGCGCGCAGACCTGGATGCCGTCCTACTTCGGGCAGAGCAACAACAGCGATCCCGAGTCGGCGGCGCGTTCCGACCAGGAGGTGCGGGCGATGGTGAGCTACCTGTTCGCCAACAGCACCGCCTACCCGATGGTGTCGATTCCGGTGGCCGGCGACGCGGCGCGCGGCGAGGAGCTGGTCGCCTCGGTCGGCTGCATGGCGTGTCACCAGTCGCCGGAGGAGACCGCCGGCAGCGACACCCG encodes the following:
- a CDS encoding c-type cytochrome; amino-acid sequence: MAVRPQAPQPEERHYKIGTLNKWFAIGSIVLLITIIAGFAQDYGREWKRWQREFRSIDQRVTRAAYDDMAAEMEGDADLARAREQVAAAEESLSARKDDVAAAGRDVDRLKARFDIVNSRFQNVKAELERARYRDEQASASVEGLGLNSERTARDLERWETHFAGASVAQEEAQVALDQAEAALTAFQDDVRAATRTRDQLSREADLLMRRLTRMDPEFSPMGVKVANVIRDLPILDLAQPTLKVNQVVLPDIRENLNFAQVPRVDRCVTCHLGVERADLEGVENPHGAHPRLALFVASDSPHPLEEFGCTSCHGGRGRATDFYGTVHVPDSSDQEHDWEERLGWKEYHLWEEPMHPLRYAEAGCYQCHSGQTTVRGADKLNYGLALIEQAGCYSCHQIDSFERSLQRGPSLRNVADKITPEFAFQWIKDPAAFRAQTWMPSYFGQSNNSDPESAARSDQEVRAMVSYLFANSTAYPMVSIPVAGDAARGEELVASVGCMACHQSPEETAGSDTRTAASIQDLRRQFGPNFQGLGSKTSAQWVYNWLKDPSSYHPGTRMPSLRLTDQEAADITAYLMGSTDAAFVNRPVPGVDEAIIDQIALDFLSNTAPMITAREQLSGMSRSEKLEYTGERLIGQYGCYACHDIAGFEGAQPIGTELTDIGRKALHQFDYGFVDIEHSRTSWWTAKLTDPRIFDTHRDLTPMLKSRMPNFRFTDLQVEAMVTALAGFVETDPDNTLIVPRTPSSLRIEQGQHLVRQMNCQGCHVIEGDGGAVVERVADWLQRFEGRDAADAGALAASFSPPNLLGEGRKVRTDWLFAFFHEPSPIRPWLRIRMPSYGMTAEQRNGLIAYFTALDEADYPFAAAVEPELTGEELDAALTMFSPQYFNCTTCHIQGDQFPPGTPDRWAPNFALAAERLRPEWIIDWLADPQSLMPGTRMPAFYPLGAPGILNDDTDHQLEVLRDYLLTLGTE
- a CDS encoding cytochrome b N-terminal domain-containing protein — its product is MADTEARSGNGSADREEAARERAAARAGAAAREGAARARAAARQGAAAREGTSARGGAARGGDGARGGGGARGGGGARGRGGGANGSKGPNVLRQLAESQVIKSIFRTGIPRTRRQRMMGVLNNVFLHLHPVRLPKHAVKVKYTWCMGGLSFFIFLVLTITGILLMFYYRPTVEAAYGDIIDIGSQVPLGIMREIHRWGAHLMVITVWLHMFRVFMTGSYKPPREFNWLIGVLLLTLTMFLSYTGYLLPWDQLAIWAVTVGANMARAAPFLGHEGPGASLLSIGDVNFVHAGADAKFALLGGRFLGEATLLRFYVLHCIGVPFIVMILMIVHFWRIRKDGGISGPT